In Candidatus Woesearchaeota archaeon, the genomic stretch CTTTGGCTATCTTTCTATAGGATTCATGGCCCTGCTTTGAAGACCTTAACTTGATGAAATGGTAAAGCTCTCTATAGTTTGCTTTGAATAAAACTCTTTTCTTAAATGCCATCGGAAGAACGTATTGAGCCTCGTTTGGAAATTTTTCATGGATTATCCGGTACGTGTTTTTTGCTGATTTCATGCACTCTACATAATCTTTCATAAGACCTGCTTGCATAACTTCCTTTGGAATGTCAAAACCGTAAAAAGGGGTGAGTTCCTGGTTTGTCTGGGTTACCATCCTGTGCCTTTGGATGTCTCTGAATGCACCATAGTCCATTAGAAGGTCAAATGTGTAGTAGGCATGCTCAAATTCCCTAATTGGTGCATCAAACTTACCAATGTTTTCTATTGCTTTTTTTAGAAGTTCTTCTTTTTTTGTATCTTCTAAATTATTTAGTTTTTCTTTAGCTACATTATAAGGCAAGTTTGAAAATTTGTAAAGAATTGCTGAAAGTATTTTTTCTTCAGCGTCTTTATCATACTCTACCAAGGTTACTGGCGTGATGTCATCGGGCATCCTATCCAGAATTTGTTTTGTTTGTTTTTTTAGCTCTGCTGCTGTGTTTTTTATGTATTCATTTGTACCGGTGTATTTGATTAATGTCGGAGCATGCTTTAGTGCGGCGTGCTTTAAGTCGTATCCTATTTCATTCATCTCTTTTAATGGATGAGTCATTAGCTTAACTATTGCTTTTTCCAGATTCCTTGCATTAACAGTGAAACCGATGTTAGTTAAAACTGAAACTGGTAAAAGATTTCTTAGGTTATCAAAAACCTTGTTTTTTATTTCGATTTCCTTTAAATCCGGATGTTTCTTTTTTGTAAATTCAGTTAGCTTCGGTATTAATTCTGTGTATGTATCCATTATATAATCCATTGTCTGAATGTAAAGTTTGTTTAACTTCTGGTTTAATTCCGGTTTGTAATATGTTGTCTTGTCAAACTGCTGGTATCTGGTTGATTTTTCAGTGTAAGAAGCTAAACGATTATCTTCAATTACTTTTGATGCCAGCATTGAGACGTTTTCAATTGCAAGAGATAAAACAGCGTGTTCTGCAACACTTGAGTGGCCGTATCCTACAACCCATTTTTCATGAAACTGTCTGGATTTATCTTCGTTTAGTTCTTTTGCTATTACGTCAAAGCTTTCTGGAGAGCGTGAACATTTAGCAAAAGCTACTGCAATTACTTCAGGCGGCAAGCCGTTTAGAGTATAGATTCTTCTTTGATTAGTCATTTCTTCCCCTGAAAAAAAGTATAAGGATTGTTTATATAGTTTATTGTTTGTAAAATTGAATATTTAATGTTTATTTTAAAGTAGTAAATTTTATAAAGAAAGTTTGATGTCTAAAGACTTATGAGTAATTTTTCATTGTTC encodes the following:
- a CDS encoding FAD-dependent thymidylate synthase — encoded protein: MTNQRRIYTLNGLPPEVIAVAFAKCSRSPESFDVIAKELNEDKSRQFHEKWVVGYGHSSVAEHAVLSLAIENVSMLASKVIEDNRLASYTEKSTRYQQFDKTTYYKPELNQKLNKLYIQTMDYIMDTYTELIPKLTEFTKKKHPDLKEIEIKNKVFDNLRNLLPVSVLTNIGFTVNARNLEKAIVKLMTHPLKEMNEIGYDLKHAALKHAPTLIKYTGTNEYIKNTAAELKKQTKQILDRMPDDITPVTLVEYDKDAEEKILSAILYKFSNLPYNVAKEKLNNLEDTKKEELLKKAIENIGKFDAPIREFEHAYYTFDLLMDYGAFRDIQRHRMVTQTNQELTPFYGFDIPKEVMQAGLMKDYVECMKSAKNTYRIIHEKFPNEAQYVLPMAFKKRVLFKANYRELYHFIKLRSSKQGHESYRKIAKGMYIELEKVHPFLAGFIKVDLT